Proteins found in one Miscanthus floridulus cultivar M001 chromosome 4, ASM1932011v1, whole genome shotgun sequence genomic segment:
- the LOC136548672 gene encoding uncharacterized protein codes for MEQVMELLDLIKGMELRGELVVASFIVWRIQPYKERAHPTFDYKGDNDASQKEQRLSTVPIHLLREEVVVVEEEDTTREIKRLKSTIAGVMTQIEGIARTAEQWHQLMKRMVPLTKENNKLQEALNLLEKNIKRSQRERDLAESNSRDLEHQKGVLSTQLTAASEQWKKKSEQLAIISEELKNMSEQLGKKTGELKNKSKQLDRKCQQFEDVSMQKSDYRHKTFDVLVQKAKVQKDNFNNIAATIKPVLDCVDIEPAPRLDS; via the exons atggagcaagtaatggaacttctggacttgattaagggcatggagcttaggggtgaactggtggtAGCTAGCTTCATAGTGTGGCGCATCCAGCcctacaaagagagggcccacccgacgTTCGACTAcaaaggtgacaacgacg ctAGCCAAAAGGAACAAAGGCTTTCAACTGtaccaatccacctcctcag ggaagaggtggtagttgtcgaggaagaagacaccaccagggaaatAAAGAGGCTAAAATCCACCATtgctggagttatgactcaaattgag gggatagctcgaacagcTGAGCAATGgcaccaactgatgaagaggatggtgCCCCTCACCAAGGAAAACAATAAACTCCAGGAGGCATTAAATCTTTTGGAAAAGAATATTAAGAGGTCCCAGCGTGAGCGGGACCTTGCAGAGTCTAACTCacgggaccttgaacatcagaagggggTTCTGTCCACACAACTAACGGCTGCATCCGAGCAGTGGAAGAAGAAATCCGAGCAACTGGCGATTATATCCGAGGAGCTAAAAAATATGTCTgagcaattgggcaagaaaaccggagaactcaaaaataaatCCAAGCAGCTCGATCGGAAGTGCCAACAGTTTGAGGATGTATCCATGCAGAAATCCG attatcgCCATAAAAccttcgatgtgctggtgcagaaAGCCAAAGTCCAGAAAGACAATTTCAACAATATAGCCGCCACAATAAAACCAGTACTCGACTGCGTTGACATTGAACCGGCACCCCGTCTTGACAGCTGA